DNA from Musa acuminata AAA Group cultivar baxijiao chromosome BXJ1-5, Cavendish_Baxijiao_AAA, whole genome shotgun sequence:
TCATATTAAATAAGTCAGATCCACATATCCATAGTGTCCTAGGCCAAATTGGATCAGATCCGACTCCAAAACCTGCCCAAAACACAAATGTATCGAACCCGAATCAGGTCTAAATAAGCCATCTCAGGATCACATTGCATAGTTTTTTCTTCAATCATTTTGCAACAACTTTCTATCTTGCTTTTGCTAGGATTTTGTTTGATCTCAATGTTTTCCTTGTTCTTTGGGTgggagttgtgtgtgttgttgttgttgttgttgagatTGTACATACCAAGTGAGCAAAACAACAAGTAGAAGCACTTTAGGGTGGAACCACCGTAGCTAAATTATTGCAGGGTGAACAATGAGCTTTATCCTCCCCTTTAGGGTGCACACACCCTGATCTCTCGAGTGAAAAAGGATGAATGAGGCCAATGCATCACATGAGACGCTGTGGCATCATGTCCTTCAAACATGGGAGCCATTAGCTCCTTGCACATAATTGCGAATAGGCCACGGGACACTGCATGATCGAGCTTCTTGTTCACGTACAACTGCGATGAGTGGGGGACAAAAGCAAAAGGACTCAACTTTTGTGCATCATGAACACATGATTCGTGGTACTTTTGAAGTATTTGATTCGTCTTGAGTGTAAAAATTTATGATCttttatagatagatagatggatagatagagagagagagagaaggggggttGGGGTGTGTTAGTGCACTGTGGAGAAACTGCAAGAAGTAATATTATTGAGCTGACAAGAACGGGGAAAGAATAATTAATTTGTCCTTCAAAAGAGATAGTCCAAAAGAGCCTACTCATCCTCGTCACAATGCAAGAATTCAGGACAAAAGCTGAATTGATTGCAAGAGTGCACAAAGAAAGGTCAAGTTTTTGGATTTTGCAgatgattttttgtttttttgctcATAAGTTTTACCTTTGTCTTTAACATTACTCTGATGAACAATTTGtgtcaattttaattttaatatatttagcacaaatatattaattattacaTACAGGGCCAATGTATGTAAGCTGAAAGAATCGACAAAAATAGAAATTGTTTGTTTCTTCTTTATTTGCAATAGTTTATTTTCTGTTTCCTGAAGGTTTCCTACACGATAGCTATGTCACCAAGTATTTATCTGGTCTCTCAAACCATAGCTTTGCTACTTGAAGGTGACAGCACTTTAAGATGAACAGTAAATCGTCCTCACCATAGTCTCAACAAGATTAGCAAAAAGGACACCACAAGCACAAACCACAAATATCCCGTTTACTTGTTACAACACATACATGATTGATGATGCATGGTACTACCTACATACTACAACGACTATAACGTCTGATGTCTTTACAGTCACAGCCACTCGATTGGCACTTGCTACCACCAAGAGCAGCACAACGCACTGTCACCAAATCCATCAGGTGAGCCAGCTATCCAGTGACTCTTCTTGGGGTCCACTGTCATCGACGCCATGGAACCCCTACTCCCTACTCTCACTGTCCCACATCCATGGCCATATGTCTCCTGCGTCATCCCACAACTTGGCCTGCATGATCTCCATGTCCCAGTCCAAGAACATGTCCATTTGAGATGGCACCAATTCCTCCACAGTTGTGCCCCCGATGACCCCACTATCTCCATCATGGGATCCCCACCCGTCCATGGTCTCCTCGCTTGTACCAACAAGTACGCTGTCCATTGCGCTTGCACACAAAAGCTCACTCACCATATCTTCATTGCGATCCATCACCCCTTCATTGGTGTTCCCATCAAAGGTGCAGGCACTACTAGCTTGGCTCTGGTCAGCATGCAAGACTACGCTGTGGCCTTCCTCACTTTGTGCTAATGAAACTGGGGGACTGACAACCACCATGCCTTGTTTCTCCCTCCTTGTTGTTCCGTTCTTGGTGTTCCTCTCCGTCGTCGTCCTCAACCGGCTCGTTCGGCCACCACGTCGCCTAACCCCGCCGGGGAGCTTGCTGAGGTCCACGACGGTGGCCCCCCCGACGTCGATTCCGTTCTGCTGAAAGCTCTGGAGTTTTTTGCTGAGATGggagttccagtagttcttgatctcgttgtctgtTCTTGCAGGGAGATGGCCTGCTATAAGGGACCACCTAAGGAAAGATTACATGCCATTCATCAAAGTTATGTAGTAAGATTGAAACCCAAATACCAGAATACACCGGACAAGTTTATATAAAAAGCTCAAAATATGATGATTTTTAAAGGAGAAAAAATTCCTACTACTTCTATTTttataagataattatatatatattatggatgGATAAAATTCAATGAATAcaacaaaaataattttacaaatctTCAAATTCAGGTTAAATGACAAATGCGTATGAGGATTAGTTCAAATTAAATACAGATGTCTCTTTTAATCATGTATCAAGGGATGTACTGTTGGATTTCTTATTCATACTAATAATGACATTTATTTGACTACAGATGACACATACTGGAGTTGTTATAATGAGATGATGATAATCTCTAAATGGCCATACAATAGGATTATCTAAACACATCATCGAGGCCGACTCAAGATTAATTAATTATACACATCTTTACAAAAGAGAAATGATCCACTTTGAGAATTACTTAATGTAATAACAGATGTCATGTATATATTACAACAGTTTATTGAATATcatatcaagcatataaaattttacTAGAATCAATAAATGTATTTTTTATTAGATAGATAATTGACCTGAGAGTCTGTACTCCTTTTTGCTTTTTGATAAGTAAGGGATTGGTTGTTATAGaaacttaaaataataaatacatattgtttgaaaaaaaaaatacaagttcAAAAGGTAGAATTGGAACAAGATGAAGTTACTAGGACAAAAAGTCTGATAATTATGTATTATTAGGAGCATTTGAAAGCAACAGTTTGGGCGTGCATCTTGTTTCCAAGAGTCTGGAACACTCCAGCGGGAACCACGTGTTGTGCCGGGTCCCACCGACTCCCACATCCAAGGAAAAATTTTCCTGGTCCTCCCAATAAATCAAAAGAGAGATCGTATCACGGTGGGCCCATGCAATGCAAGCTTTCAGAAAGCATACGCTACAATATTTATCGAACAAGGAAAAGAAAATGACAAGTGTCTGCTGCATGTGACCAACGCGCTGTTCGATTTACTGTAAG
Protein-coding regions in this window:
- the LOC135674377 gene encoding transcription factor Y1-like — its product is MGRAPCCAKVGLKKGRWSAEEDEILVKYIAANGEGSWRSLPKNAGLLRCGKSCRLRWINYLRSGLKRGNFTKEEEEIIVKLHATLGNRWSLIAGHLPARTDNEIKNYWNSHLSKKLQSFQQNGIDVGGATVVDLSKLPGGVRRRGGRTSRLRTTTERNTKNGTTRREKQGMVVVSPPVSLAQSEEGHSVVLHADQSQASSACTFDGNTNEGVMDRNEDMVSELLCASAMDSVLVGTSEETMDGWGSHDGDSGVIGGTTVEELVPSQMDMFLDWDMEIMQAKLWDDAGDIWPWMWDSESRE